The DNA region TAAAGAGAAGCCCCGGCAGCACGCCGAAATGGCCGATCAGGATATAGCCGTGCGCAAGCTTTGCCACTTCCGGCTTCTGGCCAGCGACGAGCAATATCTCCTCGGCATAGAAAAAGGCCGGCTGCATGACGAGCCAATAGACGGTGACCATCCAAAGGCCCATGCGCATCGAGCGGCGAACTGTGACGATATCGCCCCGGCCGTAAGCCTGCGCGACCATCGGAATGACCGCGATGGCAAAGCCCGAACCAAAAATCAGGATCGTGAACAGAAACTGCGCCGAAAGGACCATGGCAGCGAGATTCTCGGCGCCGAGGCGGCCGACGATCATCACGTCCGTCGTGTTGATGCCAAGCTGGGCAAGCTGTGCGCCAATGAACGGAATGCCGAGCGCCAGCGTGGCGCGGAAATGCGCACCCCAACGGTTGTCGGTTTGCGGCGCAAGCCTGTGCACCTCGATCGGCGCGTCCATCAGAGCCATTCCTGTTTGGTTGAATCAGTTTGGGCCGCATTTCGCGGCAAAGTAATACCGGGCCTTAGATCAAAGCCCCGCAAAGAGCCACCCCGAAAGAGGCAAATGATGAAAAATTCATCACATCATCACGAATTCTGATAGCTCACTCTGCCGCCGCTTCCAGGGCTTCCGGGCGCTTCGCAGTCTTAACCTTCGCGAGAAAGACCAGAGCCGCCGAGAGAATAAAGAAAGCGGCCAGCAGATAGGGCGCACCGGCAAAGGTCACTGGAGCATCCGGCTTGGTGAAATAGCCGAACATCTGCGTGAAGATCAGCGGGCCGACGATCGTCGTGATGCTACTGAGGCTCGTGAGCGCTCCCTGCAATTCACCCTGTGCAGACGGCGGCACCTTGCCGGCGGCAATACTGCGAAGCGGCGGATCGGCGACGTTTTCCATGACGGTCAGGATGATGACCGTATAGACAACCCAGCCCTCCCAGGCGAAAGCATAGCCCGTCAGGCCGACGACCGAGAAAGAAAGGCCGACGACCGCCGTCTTCCACTCGCCAAGCACCGGCACGATCTTCGGCAGCACGAGGCCCATGACGATCGCGGCGCCGATACCGTAGATGCCAAGCGAAAGGCCGATCTGGCCCTCGCTCCAGCCGTAGCGATAGGTCGAAACGAAGGACCAGACGGACGGATAAACGGCATGTGCCAGCCAAAAGAGGAACATGACGGCGCCGACCCAGCCGATGCCGGGATAATTGCGCATCTGCTTCAACGCGCCCAGCGGATTGGCCCGCTTCCATTCGAAGGTGCGCCGATGTTTGGCGTCCAGCGTTTCCGGCAGCAGGAAATAGGCCGCGACGAAATTGAGGAAGGAAAGCGCCGCCGCGCCGAAGAACGGAACGCGCGGGCCGAACTCACCGAGGATGCCGCCGATAACGGGGCCGATGGTGAAACCGACCCCGAAGGCGATGCCGATTAGGCCGAAATTCTTGGCGCGGTTCTCGTCATTGCTGATGTCAGCGATATAGGCCGAACACGTCGCATAGCTGCCGCCGCTGAACCCTGCGAGCGCCCGGCCGACAAAAAGCATCCAGAAGCTGGTGGCGACCGCGCAGATCAGATTGTCGATCGCGAAGGTCAATACGGAGAGAAGCAGGATCGGGCGGCGGCCGAAACGGTCACTGAGATTGCCAAGCAGGGGCGAGAACAAGAATAGCATGCCGGCATAGACGACCAGCAGCCAGCCGCCGTCGAGTGCGGCATCGCTGATGGTGCCGCCGGTGAGTTCCTCCAGATAGGCGGGCAGCACCGGCATGATGATCGCAATGCCCATTACGTCCAGAAACAGGATCACGAAAACGAGGAAGAGGCCGCGGCGAACGAATTTGGGATCAAGCATGGAACATCTCTCAACAGGGAATTGCTTTCTGGAAAGACGATCTCGTCGCCGGGGTTGTTACATAGCTCATCGAGAAAAATGAAACAATACGTGAACATTTCAAAGTTTTTGATCAAGCCGCCAGCGAAATTGATTGGCGGGCGGAACAAACGGGGATTTTAGCCGGTCCGCCGCTGCTCCTTCACGAAATCGACAAATGCGCGCAACGCCGACGGCATGTGCCTACGGCCGGCATAATAGAGAAACGGACCGGAGAATTCCGTGATCCACTCCTGAAGGATCGGCACCAGTTCGCCGCGCGCGATGGCAGGAGCGAGGACTTCCTCGAAGGAGCCGATGACGCCGAGGCCAGCGACGGCAGCACCAACCTCCATCTCGATGACGTTGGCCACCAGCGGCCCGGACGGCGAGATCACCAGTGTTTCGCCACCGCGCTCGAATTCCCAGGCGAACGGTGCGCCGCTCAGGAAACGGTGGCGGATGCAATCGTGCCCGAGCAGGTCTTTCGGGTGCTGCGGCACGCCGCGTCGTTCGAGGTAGGCAGGCGACGCAGCAACGATATAGCACTGTCGGCGTGGGCCGATCGGCACGGCGATCATGTCGCGCTCCAACCGCTCGCCATAGCGTATGCCGGCGTCATAGCCCGCGGCGAGCACGTCGATGAAGCTGTCTTCGGCAACCACTTCAAGGGTGATCTGCGGATAGCGCTGCAGAAACCGGTTGGCGAGATCCGGCAGGAAGAGCTTTGCGGCGATCACCGGCACGTTAAGGCGCAGCGTCCCCGCCGGACTGTCGCGAAAGGTATCGAGTTGGCTGAGTGCCGAAGCGACCTCGCCAAGCGCCGGCGCGAGGCGCTCCAGCAGCCTTTCGCCGGCCTCGGTCGGCGTCACGCTGCGGGTCGTGCGGTTGAGAAGACGTACGCCGAGCCGCTCTTCGAGGCGCCGGAGGGATTCGCTGAGCGAGGAAGGCGACACTCCGCGCTTGCGGGCTGCCGCGCGAAAGCTCCGCTCTCTTGCAATGGCGGCAAAGGCAGCCAGATCACTGAGAGGCAAGTCATCCATTGTGCATATTTCCGTACAGGTTGTTCAAGATTATCCAGATTATCGCACAAATTCTGCCGTAGTAAAAATACTTCAAGGATGCCGCTCGGGTATCGAAGAGGAGAAAGAGATGCAGACCTATCGTTTGGGAAAGACCGGGCCCGAAGTTTCCGCCATCGGCCTCGGCTGCATGGGCATGTCGGGCATGTACGGCCCTTCCGATCGCGAAGAGGGCATCGCCACCATCCACGCCGCGCTGGATGCCGGCGTCAACCTGCTGGATACTGGCGATTTCTACGGCATGGGCCATAACGAGATGCTGATCGGCGAGGCATTGAAAGGCCGCAAACGGGACAGTGTCGTGATCAGCGTCAAGACCGGAGCGCTTCGCGATCCGCAGGGCGCGTGGCTCGGCTACGATTGCCGGCCCGCGGCACTCAAGAACTTCGTCGCCTATTCGCTGCAGCGTCTCGGCGTCGATTACATCGATATCTACCGCCCCGCCCGACTCGATCCCAATGTGCCGATCGAAGAAACCGTCGGCGCGATCACCGATATGATCAAGGCTGGTTATGTCCGGCATGTCGGGCTTTCCGAAGTGGGCGCCGACACGATCCGCAGAGCGGCCGCCGTCCATCCAATCGTCGATCTTCAGATCGAATATTCGCTGGTTTCCCGCGGCATCGAAGATGTGATCCTGCCCACCTGCCGCGAACTCGACATCTCAATCACCGCTTACGGCGTCCTTTCACGAGGCCTGATCAGCGGCCACTGGCACAAGGGCCTGGGCAGCAGCAAAGGCGATTTCCGCAACGACAGCCCGCGCTTCCAAGAGGGCAATATCGAGCAGAACCTGGCACTCGTCGAAGAACTCCGCAAAATCGCCGAGGCAAAGCGGGTCTCGGTCGCACAGATCGCGATCGCCTGGGTTGCCGCACAGGGCAAGGACATCATCCCGCTCGTCGGCGCCCGCCGCCGCGACCGGCTGACAGAAGCGCTCGGTTCAAGAGCCGTCGAGCTTTCGGCCGACGATATGGCCGCGATCGAACGCGCCGTGCCAAAGGATGCCGCGGCAGGCGCGCGCTACCCGGATGCGCAGTTGAAGCATATGGATAGCGAGAGATAGCGACAGTCCGTCGACTGCGAGTACCGCTTGCCCTCCCTTCGAAAGGTGAGAGAGCAAGCGGCAACGCCGCTCGACTCAGACCGGGCCGGAGAACGTATCGCAGGCGGCGAGCTGACCGCTGTCGAAGCCACGCTTGAACCAGCGCATGCGCTGGTCCGACGTGCCGTGATTGAAGCTTTCCGGCACGACATAGCCTTGGCTGCGCTTCTGCAGCGTATCGTCGCCGATCTGTTGGGCGGCGTTCAGCGCCTCCTCAAGGTCGCCGGCTTCGAGGATGCCCTTCTGCTCGGTATATTTGCCCCAGATGCCCGCAAAGCAATCGGCCTGCAGCTCGATGCGCACCGACATCTTGTTGGCGTCGGCTTCGCTCATGCGCTGGCGCGCTTCGTTGAACTTCGGCAGGATGCCGAGAAGGTTCTGGACGTGGTGGCCGACTTCGTGGGCCACGACATAGGCTTCGGCGAAATCGCCGGAGGCGCCGAACTTGCTCTCAAGCTCCTGGAAGAATGCGGTGTCGAGATAGACCTTGTGATCGCCTGGGCAATAGAACGGCCCGGTGGCGGCGGATGCGAAACCACAGGCCGATCGTGTGGCATCCGCAAAGAGCACCAGCGTCGGGTCTTCATATTCCCTGCCCTGTGCCTGGAAGATGCCGCGCCAGGTGTCCTCGGTCTCGGCGAGCACGGTGCGCATGAACGCGGTCATCTCGTCATTGGCAGGCGTGCTCGTGCCCTCCGATTGGCTTTGCTCGTAGCCGGAGCCGCCCGTCATGCCGCCGTCCAACGCCTGCATCAGGTCGATGCCCATCGCCTTGAAGATCAGATAGATGACGACGAGGAAGATGATCGTGCCGATCGAAAGCCCGCCACCCCTGCGCCCCACACCGCCGCCGGACGGAAAGCTGAAGCCGCCGTTGCGACCGAACGGATTGCGCCGGAGCCCGCCACCTGTCGCATCACCGCGGCGATCCTCGACATTGTCCGACTGGCGGCGCCCCTTCCATTCCATCTGAATTCTCCCCCGACGATGCGCAGGCATGCGCTCTAAGTGCAATTATATATCCGGCAAGGGTGCGAATGCCAGCAGGTTTCAGGCGAAGAGCTTTAGACGCGGACGAAGCACGAGAATAGCGCCGATAGTCACGAGCCCAATGCCGGCCATGGCCGAAGCCGTATCATTCCCGCTGAAGATCACCTCATTCATGATTCGCCCCGGCACGAGCGTGAACAGACCAGCGCTGACAACGCCGCCGAAATAGAGGCCTTTGACGATACGCTTGTGCGTACGAATGTCGCGCCGGCGCGCCGCAGCTATCGCCTGCCAGC from Rhizobium sullae includes:
- a CDS encoding TCR/Tet family MFS transporter yields the protein MLDPKFVRRGLFLVFVILFLDVMGIAIIMPVLPAYLEELTGGTISDAALDGGWLLVVYAGMLFLFSPLLGNLSDRFGRRPILLLSVLTFAIDNLICAVATSFWMLFVGRALAGFSGGSYATCSAYIADISNDENRAKNFGLIGIAFGVGFTIGPVIGGILGEFGPRVPFFGAAALSFLNFVAAYFLLPETLDAKHRRTFEWKRANPLGALKQMRNYPGIGWVGAVMFLFWLAHAVYPSVWSFVSTYRYGWSEGQIGLSLGIYGIGAAIVMGLVLPKIVPVLGEWKTAVVGLSFSVVGLTGYAFAWEGWVVYTVIILTVMENVADPPLRSIAAGKVPPSAQGELQGALTSLSSITTIVGPLIFTQMFGYFTKPDAPVTFAGAPYLLAAFFILSAALVFLAKVKTAKRPEALEAAAE
- a CDS encoding aldo/keto reductase, coding for MQTYRLGKTGPEVSAIGLGCMGMSGMYGPSDREEGIATIHAALDAGVNLLDTGDFYGMGHNEMLIGEALKGRKRDSVVISVKTGALRDPQGAWLGYDCRPAALKNFVAYSLQRLGVDYIDIYRPARLDPNVPIEETVGAITDMIKAGYVRHVGLSEVGADTIRRAAAVHPIVDLQIEYSLVSRGIEDVILPTCRELDISITAYGVLSRGLISGHWHKGLGSSKGDFRNDSPRFQEGNIEQNLALVEELRKIAEAKRVSVAQIAIAWVAAQGKDIIPLVGARRRDRLTEALGSRAVELSADDMAAIERAVPKDAAAGARYPDAQLKHMDSER
- the ypfJ gene encoding KPN_02809 family neutral zinc metallopeptidase, with the protein product MEWKGRRQSDNVEDRRGDATGGGLRRNPFGRNGGFSFPSGGGVGRRGGGLSIGTIIFLVVIYLIFKAMGIDLMQALDGGMTGGSGYEQSQSEGTSTPANDEMTAFMRTVLAETEDTWRGIFQAQGREYEDPTLVLFADATRSACGFASAATGPFYCPGDHKVYLDTAFFQELESKFGASGDFAEAYVVAHEVGHHVQNLLGILPKFNEARQRMSEADANKMSVRIELQADCFAGIWGKYTEQKGILEAGDLEEALNAAQQIGDDTLQKRSQGYVVPESFNHGTSDQRMRWFKRGFDSGQLAACDTFSGPV
- a CDS encoding LysR family transcriptional regulator — protein: MDDLPLSDLAAFAAIARERSFRAAARKRGVSPSSLSESLRRLEERLGVRLLNRTTRSVTPTEAGERLLERLAPALGEVASALSQLDTFRDSPAGTLRLNVPVIAAKLFLPDLANRFLQRYPQITLEVVAEDSFIDVLAAGYDAGIRYGERLERDMIAVPIGPRRQCYIVAASPAYLERRGVPQHPKDLLGHDCIRHRFLSGAPFAWEFERGGETLVISPSGPLVANVIEMEVGAAVAGLGVIGSFEEVLAPAIARGELVPILQEWITEFSGPFLYYAGRRHMPSALRAFVDFVKEQRRTG